TGTTAGCCTGAGAATAGGCATTTCAAAACTAAATACAGCAGAGCAACTTCAATTACAACAAAAGGTTGTTGCGATAGTAAAAGAGCTAGGAGCAGAATCAGTTGGACTTCGCTTTCACGAACTTTCTCAAGAAACAATTGCTGCCTATCAAGATACTAATGGAAATCAGTCAGATTCTTTATTATCCCCTGGAAATAAAACAACATTTCTTGCGATCGCAAGCGGTAAAGGTGGAGTAGGAAAATCAACAGTGTCGGTTAATCTTGCTGTATCTCTTGCACGTCTAGGGAAAAAGGTAGGATTAATAGATGCAGATATATACGGATTTAGTGTACCTGATATGATGGGAATAACAAAGAGACCTGCTGTTAAAGGTGAGAAAATCATCCCTGTTGAGAGATTTGGAGTAAAGGTTATTTCAATGGGATTTTTTGTGGAAGATAACGCACCTGTTATTTGGAGAGGCCCAATGCTTGGGAAAATGTTAAATAACTTCTTTAATGAAGTTGAATGGGGAGATTTAGATTATCTCTTATTAGACTTGCCTCCAGGAACAGGTGATGTTGCATTAGATGTTCACTCAATGCTTCCTTCATGTAAAGAAATCATAGTGTCAACGCCTCATCCTACTGCAGCATTTGTAGCCGCTAGAGCGGGGGCTATGGCATTACAAACTGATCATGAAGTAATTGGTGTTGTAGAAAATATGGCTTATTTTGAAAGTGCCAAAACAGGCGAAATAGAATATGTATTTGGCCGTGGCGGCGGTGAGAAATTAGCTGAAGAGTTAAGAGTACCCCTACTAGGGAAAATTCCTTTACAACAACCAGACTGGAATGACGAAGATTTTGCTCCATCTGTATATGCTGCAGACCATCCGATAGGAAAGATATACGATTCCATTGGACAACAATTGACTAAGTTAATTCCAGTTAAAGCATAAAAAAAGCGCTATATAAGCGCTTTTTTATTTTAACTTCCTCCACCGCCACTTTCTTCTCCACTTCCACCACTTTGTCCGCCGCCACCTTGCTCAG
This genomic stretch from Metabacillus sp. B2-18 harbors:
- a CDS encoding Mrp/NBP35 family ATP-binding protein, coding for MLREEAIKTAIGKLEDPFLHISLEELNAIEEINIKQEKQHVSLRIGISKLNTAEQLQLQQKVVAIVKELGAESVGLRFHELSQETIAAYQDTNGNQSDSLLSPGNKTTFLAIASGKGGVGKSTVSVNLAVSLARLGKKVGLIDADIYGFSVPDMMGITKRPAVKGEKIIPVERFGVKVISMGFFVEDNAPVIWRGPMLGKMLNNFFNEVEWGDLDYLLLDLPPGTGDVALDVHSMLPSCKEIIVSTPHPTAAFVAARAGAMALQTDHEVIGVVENMAYFESAKTGEIEYVFGRGGGEKLAEELRVPLLGKIPLQQPDWNDEDFAPSVYAADHPIGKIYDSIGQQLTKLIPVKA